A genomic window from Longimicrobiales bacterium includes:
- the cpaB gene encoding Flp pilus assembly protein CpaB — MRTSRLPIILLLAIIMGTAAGFLALRQVRGGALKAVVTERGVVHLAVAGRDLPVGSILAAEDIRLVEWPAEVLPIGYSGSAEELVGRGLLAHVRANEPLLSEKLADRNGGGGLPILIPAGMRAVSVRVDEVVQVAGFVTAGTRVDVLVTLDGNDPSSTTTRLILQNVPVLAAGQTVERDREGTPATVSVITLLVSPTDGERLTLASTQGRIQLALRGMMDMAETNTSGVRLSGLIQAPRQSTPATRSVRVQPSREDATIVETFRGGVRTLTRFQ; from the coding sequence ATGAGAACGAGTCGGCTGCCGATTATCCTGCTGCTGGCCATTATCATGGGAACCGCGGCCGGTTTCCTTGCGCTCCGTCAGGTGCGCGGCGGAGCGTTGAAGGCCGTGGTGACGGAGCGGGGGGTCGTACACCTGGCCGTGGCGGGTCGTGACCTGCCGGTCGGGTCGATCCTCGCCGCAGAGGACATCCGACTCGTGGAGTGGCCGGCAGAGGTCCTGCCGATCGGATACTCCGGCTCCGCCGAGGAGCTCGTGGGGCGCGGGTTGCTGGCGCATGTCCGCGCCAATGAGCCGCTGCTGAGCGAGAAGCTGGCGGACCGCAACGGCGGCGGGGGCCTGCCAATCCTGATCCCGGCGGGCATGCGGGCTGTCAGCGTGCGGGTGGACGAGGTGGTGCAGGTGGCCGGATTCGTGACGGCGGGTACACGCGTCGACGTGCTGGTCACGCTCGATGGTAATGATCCGTCTTCTACGACGACACGACTCATCCTGCAGAACGTACCGGTCCTCGCCGCTGGTCAGACGGTGGAACGTGATCGCGAGGGTACGCCGGCTACCGTCAGTGTGATCACACTGCTGGTCTCCCCGACTGATGGTGAGCGCCTGACGCTGGCATCCACGCAGGGTCGCATTCAGCTGGCGCTGCGCGGCATGATGGACATGGCGGAAACGAACACCAGCGGGGTACGCCTTTCAGGTCTGATCCAGGCGCCGCGGCAGTCGACTCCCGCTACGCGGTCCGTGCGTGTGCAGCCGTCCAGGGAGGACGCGACCATCGTCGAGACGTTCCGTGGCGGCGTCCGGACACTAACGCGATTCCAGTAA
- a CDS encoding prepilin peptidase, with the protein MSALSLTLLAVVLAAMWTDVRFRRIPNGLTVTALVAALVLRLILGATALLDGMLGAGLALVLVMPLFALGGVGGGDAKLLVAVGAFLGPKGFLVALLATAIAGGVMSLAWTARRGVILPALLNTRGLLKYVITAGRRGERTTLAMPGAVSIPYGVAIAAGAIFALWFAAA; encoded by the coding sequence GTGTCAGCACTCAGTCTCACGTTGCTGGCCGTCGTCCTTGCTGCCATGTGGACGGATGTGCGGTTCCGTCGCATACCGAACGGCCTTACCGTGACCGCACTCGTGGCCGCGCTGGTCCTGCGCCTGATTCTGGGCGCGACCGCGTTACTGGACGGAATGCTCGGAGCCGGTCTCGCGCTGGTGCTCGTGATGCCGCTCTTCGCACTGGGCGGCGTCGGCGGCGGGGACGCCAAGCTGCTGGTGGCCGTCGGCGCGTTCCTGGGCCCGAAGGGATTTCTTGTTGCGCTCCTCGCCACCGCGATAGCGGGCGGGGTGATGTCGCTGGCCTGGACGGCACGACGAGGTGTGATTCTGCCGGCGCTGCTCAACACGCGCGGACTGCTGAAATACGTGATTACGGCCGGCCGCAGAGGAGAGCGCACGACGCTCGCCATGCCCGGCGCGGTCAGCATCCCGTACGGCGTGGCTATCGCCGCGGGAGCGATCTTCGCGCTGTGGTTCGCGGCCGCATGA
- a CDS encoding Flp family type IVb pilin, whose protein sequence is MTLLRQLMDDASGATAVEYGLMVALIAVALIATVTALGVNLRALFTNLALGQALGGGS, encoded by the coding sequence ATGACACTGTTACGCCAGCTGATGGATGATGCCTCCGGAGCAACTGCCGTGGAGTACGGCCTCATGGTCGCTCTGATCGCGGTAGCACTGATTGCTACGGTGACGGCGCTGGGCGTCAACCTGCGTGCTCTGTTCACGAACCTTGCGCTCGGCCAGGCACTCGGCGGCGGATCCTAG
- a CDS encoding Flp family type IVb pilin, with protein sequence MVSAMKRFWNDESGATAVEYGLMVALIAVVIIVSVALLGTNLNNKFNSVAGSVQNAGS encoded by the coding sequence ATGGTTTCAGCGATGAAGCGGTTCTGGAACGACGAGTCGGGCGCAACGGCAGTCGAGTACGGCCTCATGGTGGCCCTGATCGCGGTCGTGATCATCGTCTCGGTGGCGCTGCTGGGCACGAACCTGAACAACAAGTTCAACAGCGTCGCAGGCAGCGTGCAGAACGCCGGCAGCTGA
- a CDS encoding DUF192 domain-containing protein codes for MSFVRVVNESRQKVLGGRIRLVHSLRARMRGFLFRRAPRAGEGLFLAPCRGVHTYWMRFPLDVILIDETGNVVAAHAGLRPGTRTPIYRAARFALELPAGSIEATDTMVGDRLSWKPVVEVQSSPPPADGASSARS; via the coding sequence ATGAGCTTCGTCCGAGTGGTCAATGAGTCCCGACAGAAGGTGCTGGGAGGGCGGATCCGTCTCGTCCATTCGCTCAGAGCACGCATGCGCGGGTTCCTGTTCCGCCGCGCGCCCAGGGCCGGCGAGGGTCTGTTCCTGGCTCCGTGCAGGGGCGTGCACACCTACTGGATGCGCTTTCCTCTGGATGTGATCCTGATCGACGAAACGGGTAACGTAGTGGCTGCGCACGCCGGCCTGCGTCCGGGTACCCGCACGCCCATCTACCGCGCCGCTCGTTTTGCGCTCGAACTCCCCGCCGGGTCCATCGAAGCCACCGACACGATGGTGGGCGACCGTTTGAGCTGGAAACCGGTGGTCGAAGTCCAGTCCTCTCCTCCGCCCGCGGACGGCGCTTCAAGCGCACGATCCTGA
- a CDS encoding sigma-54 dependent transcriptional regulator yields MTRSNGDTATRRILVVEDDAAHRAALERHLGRSGFEVLACDSAEQALSRFSNFEPHLIISDIRMGGMSGMELLSTLMERSPGARVVLITAHDDMQLAVDAMTGGATDFLMKPLDLDELDEVVNQALLSEARVAPEVPEMPTGTGRLVGRDPQMLEIYKLVGRVARTDAPVLIRGETGTGKELVARTIHENSSRKHAPFITVNCAALPEPLLESELFGHLKGSFTGASSDRRGRFELASSGTILLDEIGDTSPAFQAKLLRVLQEKEFYPVGGETARHTDARIIAATHRNVEELTRTGAFRQDLYFRLRVVELQVPPLRRRLSDIPRLARHLAAKAAATLGKQVPVISDAAMAVLLNHDWPGNVRELENTIMRAVVLAQDTLLGPDDFDVGESASPTSLAGAPPELQEGLASLADMERAYVQHVLARTGGHKSRAAEILRVSRGRLDRIIEKHGLTTGFG; encoded by the coding sequence ATGACGAGAAGCAACGGCGACACCGCGACACGCAGGATTCTGGTAGTGGAAGACGATGCCGCCCACCGTGCCGCCCTGGAGCGCCACCTCGGTCGCAGCGGCTTCGAGGTGCTGGCATGCGATTCCGCCGAGCAGGCACTGAGCCGGTTCAGCAACTTCGAGCCCCATCTCATCATCTCGGACATCCGCATGGGCGGAATGAGCGGAATGGAGCTGCTCAGCACGCTGATGGAGCGGTCCCCTGGCGCACGTGTGGTGCTCATTACCGCGCACGACGACATGCAGCTGGCGGTGGACGCCATGACTGGCGGTGCCACGGACTTCCTGATGAAGCCGCTCGACCTCGACGAGCTCGATGAAGTGGTCAATCAGGCACTCCTGAGCGAGGCGAGAGTCGCGCCCGAAGTCCCCGAGATGCCGACTGGTACCGGACGCCTCGTCGGACGGGACCCGCAGATGCTGGAGATCTACAAGCTGGTCGGGCGGGTAGCGCGCACCGACGCTCCGGTTCTTATCCGCGGTGAGACCGGCACCGGAAAGGAGCTGGTCGCGCGTACCATTCACGAGAATTCCTCGCGGAAACATGCGCCGTTCATCACCGTCAACTGCGCCGCCCTGCCAGAGCCGCTTCTGGAATCGGAGTTGTTCGGGCACCTCAAAGGTTCCTTTACGGGCGCCAGCTCGGACCGGCGCGGCCGCTTCGAGCTCGCGTCTTCCGGAACCATCCTGCTGGACGAAATCGGTGATACCAGCCCCGCCTTCCAGGCCAAGCTGCTGCGCGTGCTGCAGGAAAAGGAGTTCTATCCCGTCGGGGGAGAGACGGCGCGCCACACTGACGCCCGTATCATCGCGGCGACACATCGAAATGTGGAAGAACTGACCCGCACCGGCGCGTTTCGGCAGGACCTCTACTTCCGGCTCCGCGTGGTCGAGCTCCAGGTCCCGCCGCTGCGCAGACGCCTCAGCGACATACCGCGCCTTGCGCGCCATCTGGCCGCCAAGGCCGCCGCGACCCTTGGCAAGCAGGTGCCCGTGATCAGCGATGCGGCCATGGCCGTTCTGCTGAACCATGACTGGCCCGGCAATGTCCGTGAGCTGGAGAACACCATCATGCGAGCCGTGGTGCTGGCTCAGGATACCTTACTCGGACCTGACGATTTCGACGTTGGCGAGAGCGCCAGCCCGACCTCGCTCGCGGGAGCACCACCCGAGCTGCAGGAGGGGCTTGCTTCACTCGCGGACATGGAGCGAGCCTACGTTCAACACGTGCTGGCCCGTACCGGCGGACATAAGTCCCGCGCCGCCGAGATCCTGCGCGTTTCCCGAGGTCGGCTCGACCGCATCATCGAGAAGCACGGACTGACCACCGGTTTCGGTTGA
- a CDS encoding HAMP domain-containing sensor histidine kinase codes for MSLHRKIIGWFVVFAVLTITVFGLSDYVQSTRALRYVLESRAGSLALQVASDIEQRHTGLQAELRALGYAAAAGAVDALPAPTGRYSLVEVYAGDALIYRAGQADRGQDPLPGSCAAGSVPFDVRFLDAAGKPFRVGARMSVEDFFAAVPSVASRLGERGFTTVMNTGDGSLIFDPGCTISTNDDPNGLAAALAARVIEHAAAPPRTAASADLSDFRTDPVVLTTARAVAPAWTTVVSLDYGEFAAPFVVLRWQYFGLMGAVLVAALVVVLAGIRRDMRRLAAISTAADAIGHGRFDIWLPPPTGDEIGRVSLALGRMADRLASSLRQIEVSRAMAAVGELATYLSHEIRNPLSSIRLNLQMLRRDLRTGKVPEDGEHLVGLCLSELQRLDDVVRTVLEVGRAESRASGTCTAHIVIEETLRVMQGKFTERGIKVEVGLEASRSDVAMASASLRSIVINLLLNSVDAMQGSTRRRVAVTTRILDEAGAPRFELRVADTGPGVPPHLRERIFDPFFTTKASGNGVGLPTAVRAVQECGGVLRYESASEWDSGAEFVLELPLAAPGDTVAEKRTMTAANAK; via the coding sequence ATGTCCCTCCACCGCAAGATCATCGGCTGGTTCGTCGTCTTTGCCGTCCTGACGATCACCGTCTTCGGCCTGAGTGACTACGTCCAGTCCACGCGCGCGCTGCGTTACGTGCTCGAGTCGCGGGCGGGATCGCTGGCGCTGCAGGTCGCGAGCGACATCGAGCAGCGGCACACTGGTCTCCAGGCGGAGCTGCGCGCACTGGGTTACGCCGCTGCGGCGGGTGCCGTCGATGCGCTGCCCGCGCCGACCGGGCGATATTCGCTGGTCGAGGTTTACGCCGGCGACGCGCTGATCTACCGGGCGGGCCAGGCGGACCGCGGGCAGGATCCGCTGCCGGGTTCGTGTGCGGCCGGAAGCGTGCCGTTCGATGTGCGCTTCCTCGATGCTGCCGGGAAGCCATTCAGAGTCGGTGCGCGGATGAGCGTGGAGGATTTTTTTGCGGCCGTGCCATCCGTGGCCTCCCGCCTTGGCGAGCGCGGATTCACAACCGTGATGAACACGGGTGACGGATCTCTGATCTTCGATCCGGGCTGCACGATCAGCACGAACGACGATCCGAACGGTCTGGCCGCAGCCCTGGCTGCCCGCGTTATCGAACACGCCGCCGCGCCCCCCCGGACGGCGGCCTCCGCCGATCTGAGTGACTTTCGCACCGACCCGGTCGTCCTGACGACGGCGCGGGCGGTGGCGCCCGCATGGACCACGGTCGTGAGTCTCGACTACGGCGAGTTCGCTGCGCCTTTTGTCGTCCTGCGCTGGCAGTATTTCGGTCTGATGGGCGCCGTGCTCGTGGCGGCGCTGGTGGTAGTGCTGGCGGGTATCCGGCGTGACATGAGGCGGCTCGCCGCCATATCGACGGCTGCCGACGCCATTGGCCACGGTCGCTTCGACATATGGCTGCCGCCGCCGACGGGTGATGAGATCGGACGGGTCTCGCTGGCGCTGGGCCGGATGGCCGACCGGCTTGCGAGCAGCCTGCGACAGATCGAGGTCAGCCGGGCCATGGCGGCCGTCGGGGAGCTGGCGACGTATCTGTCCCACGAAATTCGCAATCCACTCAGCTCGATCCGGCTGAACCTGCAGATGCTGCGGCGTGATCTGCGCACGGGCAAAGTGCCGGAGGATGGTGAGCATCTCGTCGGGCTCTGCCTCTCCGAGCTGCAGCGGCTCGACGATGTGGTCAGGACGGTGCTCGAAGTGGGTCGCGCAGAATCGCGGGCGAGCGGCACGTGCACCGCGCACATCGTTATCGAGGAGACGCTGCGCGTTATGCAAGGCAAGTTCACGGAGCGCGGCATAAAAGTGGAAGTGGGGCTGGAGGCTTCCCGGTCCGACGTGGCGATGGCGTCTGCGTCCCTCCGCAGCATCGTCATCAATCTCCTGCTGAACAGTGTCGATGCCATGCAGGGGAGTACCAGACGGCGTGTTGCCGTCACTACCCGAATCCTGGATGAGGCAGGCGCACCGCGATTCGAATTGCGCGTCGCGGACACCGGACCGGGAGTGCCGCCCCATCTGCGCGAGCGCATTTTCGATCCCTTCTTCACCACGAAGGCCTCCGGCAACGGGGTGGGGCTGCCGACCGCGGTGCGCGCCGTTCAGGAGTGCGGCGGTGTGCTGCGCTATGAATCGGCCTCCGAATGGGATAGTGGAGCGGAATTCGTGCTCGAGCTGCCTCTCGCAGCTCCCGGTGACACGGTGGCGGAGAAACGAACCATGACAGCTGCGAATGCAAAATGA
- a CDS encoding DUF362 domain-containing protein — protein MIDRREFLKVSAMAAAGAAAGCSPPEQPTVDPSRFSRPDRSRIAILAHAEYDDALGDTVLRGLRLFDLDVRDRRVLLKPNLVEFDPNGVINTQPALIAATVEAFRKLGAREVVVAEGPGHRRDNEYLLDASGLGYAMRDAGSRYVDLNTDSVRKTGLRTPFTGLGALYLPESVLDADLIVSMPKLKTHKWAGATLSMKNMFGIVPGSVYGWPKNVLHWHGIENSIMDINAALDVPRFNIVDGIVGMEGNGPIQGDARHSGVLVFGADPVAVDATGARLMGLDPTKMAYLSTSATFLGNVEDDRIEQIGEQVSTYGQKYRLLDRFQHLAV, from the coding sequence ATGATCGACAGGCGCGAGTTTCTGAAGGTTTCAGCGATGGCCGCCGCCGGAGCAGCCGCGGGGTGCAGCCCGCCAGAGCAGCCGACGGTCGATCCATCGCGCTTCTCTCGCCCTGACCGCTCCCGGATCGCGATTCTGGCGCATGCCGAGTACGACGACGCACTTGGCGACACCGTGCTGCGCGGTCTGCGCCTGTTCGACCTGGATGTCCGCGACCGCCGGGTACTGCTGAAGCCGAACCTGGTCGAGTTCGATCCGAACGGCGTCATCAATACGCAACCTGCGCTCATCGCAGCGACTGTCGAAGCGTTCCGGAAGCTCGGCGCGCGCGAGGTGGTTGTCGCTGAGGGGCCGGGCCATCGCCGTGACAACGAGTATCTGCTCGACGCATCCGGTCTGGGCTACGCCATGCGCGACGCCGGATCCCGATACGTGGATCTGAACACCGACAGTGTCAGAAAGACAGGTCTTCGCACACCGTTCACCGGGCTCGGTGCGCTCTATCTCCCGGAATCGGTTCTCGATGCCGATCTGATCGTGTCGATGCCGAAGCTCAAGACTCACAAGTGGGCCGGTGCCACGCTCTCGATGAAGAACATGTTCGGCATCGTCCCCGGCTCCGTTTACGGCTGGCCGAAGAACGTCCTGCACTGGCACGGCATCGAGAACAGCATCATGGACATCAACGCTGCGCTGGACGTGCCACGATTCAACATCGTCGACGGCATCGTCGGCATGGAAGGCAACGGTCCCATTCAGGGGGACGCGCGCCATAGCGGCGTGCTCGTGTTCGGCGCCGACCCGGTGGCAGTTGACGCGACAGGTGCGCGCCTCATGGGCCTCGATCCGACGAAGATGGCGTATCTGAGCACTAGCGCCACTTTCCTGGGGAATGTGGAGGATGACCGCATCGAGCAGATCGGTGAGCAGGTGAGCACATACGGTCAGAAGTATCGACTGCTCGACAGATTTCAGCATCTGGCGGTGTGA